A window of Halopelagius inordinatus genomic DNA:
GTGGCCGTGCTCCTGGTCGGGTCGCGGTATCTGTGGGTAGAAACGAGCCTCGACCGGTCGTCGTCGGACGCCGCGACCGGCGTCTTCGAGCGGTTCGGCTGACCGGCGACGGCGACGCCGATGCGGCGGGTCACCCCTCTAACAGCGAATCGACGAGGCGGGCGAAGCGGTCCACGAACCGTTCCGGGAGCGACGGCGACACGCGCGCGAGGAGTTCGGCCGTCTCGTCGGGATGTTCGAGGACGAGAGTCACGCGGTTTCGGATATCTCTCTCCTTGCGGACGATATCCTGTTCGACGAGGTGGTCGAGATGCCACTCCAAGGTGCTCCGGGCGATTTCGAGTTCCTCGGCCACCGCGTCCGGTCGGGCGGTTTCCTCCCGGAGGAGGACCCCGAGGACGTCGCGGGCCGTCTCGCGGCGAAACAGCGCCAGCGTCGCGCGTTCCCACTCGTCGAACTCCGGCGGGTAGTAGTGGGTTCTGCCGTAGTACTCCGACCTGTGTACCGTG
This region includes:
- a CDS encoding winged helix-turn-helix transcriptional regulator encodes the protein MNETRTRITEHIGSHPGIHFNELVRSLDLAPGQAQHHIRRLVGDGTVHRSEYYGRTHYYPPEFDEWERATLALFRRETARDVLGVLLREETARPDAVAEELEIARSTLEWHLDHLVEQDIVRKERDIRNRVTLVLEHPDETAELLARVSPSLPERFVDRFARLVDSLLEG